A region of Homo sapiens chromosome X, GRCh38.p14 Primary Assembly DNA encodes the following proteins:
- the UBL4A gene encoding ubiquitin-like protein 4A yields the protein MQLTVKALQGRECSLQVPEDELVSTLKQLVSEKLNVPVRQQRLLFKGKALADGKRLSDYSIGPNSKLNLVVKPLEKVLLEEGEAQRLADSPPPQVWQLISKVLARHFSAADASRVLEQLQRDYERSLSRLTLDDIERLASRFLHPEVTETMEKGFSK from the exons ATGCAGCTGACGGTGAAGGCGCTGCAGGGCCGCGAGTGCAGCCTGCAG GTGCCAGAGGACGAGCTGGTGTCCACGCTGAAGCAGCTGGTCTCCGAGAAGCTGAACGTCCCAGTGCGCCAGCAGCGGCTGCTGTTCAAGGGCAAGGCCCTGGCAG ATGGGAAACGACTCTCGGATTATAGCATCGGGCCCAACTCCAAGCTCAACCTAGTGGTCAAACCCCTGGAGAAGGTGCTACTAGAAGAAGGCGAGGCCCAGAGGCTGGCCGACTCCCCACCCCCGCAGGTCTGGCAGCTGATCTCCAAAGTCTTGGCCCGCCACTTCAGTGCGGCAGATGCCAGCAGGGTCCTGGAACAGCTACAGAGG GATTACGAGAGGTCCCTGAGTCGCCTGACGCTGGACGACATCGAACGGTTGGCCAGCCGCTTCCTGCACCCTGAAGTGACTGAGACAATGGAGAAGGGCTTCTCCAAATAG